The genomic window ACCCGGTGGCCGGCTGGATCTACCTGGGCGCCCTGGTGCTCTGGACGCTGGCCACCTCGCGTGCCTTCGGCAACCCGGCCCGCTGCCCCTGGCCGATGCTCGGCGTCGACCTGGTGGTCTCCGTCACCGGGGTGGTGCTGAGCGGGGCGATCGACACCCCGGCGCGGATCGCGGCCGGCGCGGTCACGGTGCCGACCATCTGGGCGGCCGGCACGGTGCTCGGCTTCGCCGCCAAGGGCGGCTGGCGGCTCGCGGCGGTGGCGGGACTGGTGGTCGGCGGTGCGAACGTCCTCGGGCACGGCGGCCTGACCCTGGGAAACGTGCACGACTGCGTGCTGTTGCTGCTGACCGGCTGCGCGATCGGCTACGTGATCGAGCTGGCCAGGGCGAGCGAGGCCACCCTCGGCGAGGCGCTGCGGGTGGAGGCGGCGAACCGGGAGCGGGAGCGGCTCTCCCGCGACATCCACGACGGGGTGCTCCAGGTGCTCGCCCTGGTGCAGCGTCAGGCGGGCGAGGCGGCGACGGCGGATGCCGGCCGTGTCCTCGACCCGGTGGAGCTCGGCCGGCTGGCGGGGGAGCAGGAGCGGGCGCTGCGGGCCCTGATGACGGGGGCTTCGGTCGCCGCGCGGCCGCCGTCCGGGGCCGCAGGGGCGAGGGCCGAACAGGACCTGCGGGCGCTGCTCGCCCGGTACGAGAGCGACCGGGTCACCCTGGCCGTCCCGGGCACCGCGGTGCTGCTGCCCGGGCCGCGGGCCGAGCAGCTGGCGGCTGCGGTGGGCGCCGCCGTGGACAACGTCCACCGGCACGCGGGGGCCCGGGCCCGGGCCTGGATCCTGCTGGAGGACGAGCCGGCCGTGGTGACCGTGTCGATCCGCGACGACGGCCCCGGGTTCCCGGCCGGGCGGCTGGCCCGGGCCAGGCTCGACGGGCGGCTCGGGGTGGCCCAGTCCATCGAGGGCCGGCTGCGCGACCTCGGTGGCACGGCGGAGTTCAGTTCGGAGCCCGGGGCGGGCGTCGAGGTCGAGTTGCGGGTTCCGAGGGAGGGCTGATGGAGCAGCGGCTGCGGGTGATGGTGGTCGACGACCATCCGATGTGGCGTGAGGCGGTGGCCAGGGACCTGGCCGACGCGGGTTTCGAGGTGGTCGCCACCGCCGGGGACGGCGCGCAGGCGGTACGCCGGGCCGCCGCCGCCCGTCCGCAGGTGCTGCTGCTGGACCTCCACCTGCCGCTGCTGCCCGGGGTCGAGGTCTGCCGCCAGGTGCTGGCGCGCGACCCGGCGGTGCGGGTGCTGGTGCTCTCCGCCAGCGGCGAGCAGGCCGACGTGCTGGAGGCGGTGAAGTCCGGCGCGACCGGCTACCTGGTGAAGTCGGCGGGCCGTGAGGAGCTGCTGGCCGCGGTCCGCGGCACGGCGGCCGGTGAGGCGGTCTTCACCCCGGGGCTGGCCGGCCTGGTGCTCGGCGAGTTCCGGCGGCTGGCCGCCGAGCCGCCCGCCGCGGCGAGCGCGGGGCGGCCGCCGGTACCGCACCTGACGGCCCGGGAGACCGAGGTGCTGCGGATGGTGGCCAAGGGGCTGTCGTACCGTCAGATCGCCGAGCGGCTCACGCTCTCGCACCGCACCGTGCAGAACCACGTGCAGAACACCCTCGGCAAGCTCCAGCTGCACAACCGGGTCGAGCTGGTCCGCTACGCGATCGAGCAGGGCCTGGACGAGGAGCTCGGCTGAGCGCGTCGGTCAGTCGGCCACCTGGAGACGGTAGTTGAAGTCGGTGTGCCCGTAGTGGCGCATCAGGTTCAGCCAGAACGGCATCAGCATCTCCATCCCGCGCGCCGCCTGGATCCCGCCCAGGTCGACGATGTCGGCCGCCGGCCAGCCGAAGGACTCCAGCAGCGCGGTGACCTCCTGCTTGGCGCCGGCGTCGTCGCCCGCGACGAAGAGGTTGTGCCGGCCCGGCACCCGCCCCGGGTTGACCATCACCGGTGCGGCGAGCGTGTTGAGGGCCTTGACCACCCGGGAGTCCGGGCAGGCCCGCTGGATCCGCTCGCCCATGCTGTCGCTGTTCACCGGGTCGAGGGTGACCGTGCCGTCGGCGGCGAAGACCAGCGGGTTGCAGACGTCCACCACGATCTTGCCGGCCAGCGCCTGCGCCCCGGCGGCTGCCAGCACGTCGAGCGAGACCGTGCCGGGAGTCGCGTTGACCACCAGTTCGCCGAACCCGGCGGCCTCGGCGAAGGTCCCGCTGTGCCCGTGCGGCCCCACCGCCTGCGCCCAGGCGAGGCCCGCGGGGTTGGACGGGCTCCGGGAGCCGAGGGTGATCTCGTGGCCGAGGGAGAGCAGCTTGTCGGCGAGGGTCTGCCCGACGGTGCCGGTGCCGAGGATTCCGATGCGCATGCGGCCATTGTGGCGTGCGTCACCCCGACCCGGCGGCAGGCACGGCGGCACGGCGACCGGCCGACGACGGCCGCCGGGGCCGCGCCCCGCCGACCGTCCACGGCCGTCAGCCGTCAGCCGACCACCGGCACCGCCGTGCGCAGCAGCTGCGCCACCACGGTCACGCCGTCCATGGTCAGCACCGACTCCGGGTGGAACTGCAGGCTCGCGAAGCCGGGGCCGCGCAGCGCGTGGACGTCGCCGGTGAGCGGGTCGCGGGCCACCTCGACGCCCGCCTGCGCGAGGCGCTGCGCGTCCGCCGGGGAGCAGCGCGCGACGAAGGTGTTGTAGAAGCCGACCGTCTGCGGGCTGCCGAACAGGTCGATGGTCTCCTGCGCGCCCTGGTAGACGGTGGCCTTGCGGTGCAGCGGCAGGCCGAGCTCGGCGCTGAGCAGCTGGTGGCTGAGGCAGACCGCGAGCAGCGGCGCCGTGCGCTGCCCGCTCCGGGCGTCGGCCAGCGCCTCGGCGGCGATCGGACGCAGCACGGCCATCTTCGGGTCGGCGGGGTCGGCCGGGTCGCCCGGCCCGGGACCGAGCACCAGCGGTCCGCGGTGCGCGGCGACGAGCCCGGCCAGACCGGGGGTGTCGTAGCGCAGCACCGAGACCTGGTGGCCGATCGCGCGCAGCAGGTGGGCCAGCATCGCGGTGAAGGTGTCCTCGCCGTCCACCACCAGGGTCGGCTCGGGCTGGTCGGGCGTCACCTGCTGCTGCATCCGCAGCCAGAACGGCGCCAGGTCGGCGCGGCGGCCGTTCAGCGCGGCCTGCACCCGGTGGTTCTCGCCCAGCCGGGGCCAGTCGCGCCCGGCCGGGCGGGCGGCCGCCGGGCGGGCACCGATCGCGGCCAGCACGCCGGCCGCCTTGGCGTGGGTCTCGGCCACCTCCGAGGCGGGGTCGGAGTGGCGCACCAGGGTGGCGCCGACCCGGACCACCAGGCAGCCGGTGGCCGGGTCGATGTCGGCGGTGCGGATGCAGATCGGCGAGTCCAGCTGCTGCCCGCCACTGGCCGAGCGCCCGATCAGGGCGAGCGCGCCGGCGTAGTAGCCGCGCCCGGTGCGTTCGTAGCGGCGGATCACCCGGGTGGCGTTCTGCACGGGGCTGCCGGTGACGGTGGCCGCGAACATCGTCTCCCTGAGCACCTCGCGCACGTCCAGCGAGGTGCGCCCG from Kitasatospora sp. NBC_01250 includes these protein-coding regions:
- the macS gene encoding MacS family sensor histidine kinase, with translation MAVSQHGPSGAVAAGGMSVELPLWRAISWYRVLAMVYALVRYDLAYLHYRHPVAGWIYLGALVLWTLATSRAFGNPARCPWPMLGVDLVVSVTGVVLSGAIDTPARIAAGAVTVPTIWAAGTVLGFAAKGGWRLAAVAGLVVGGANVLGHGGLTLGNVHDCVLLLLTGCAIGYVIELARASEATLGEALRVEAANRERERLSRDIHDGVLQVLALVQRQAGEAATADAGRVLDPVELGRLAGEQERALRALMTGASVAARPPSGAAGARAEQDLRALLARYESDRVTLAVPGTAVLLPGPRAEQLAAAVGAAVDNVHRHAGARARAWILLEDEPAVVTVSIRDDGPGFPAGRLARARLDGRLGVAQSIEGRLRDLGGTAEFSSEPGAGVEVELRVPREG
- a CDS encoding response regulator transcription factor → MEQRLRVMVVDDHPMWREAVARDLADAGFEVVATAGDGAQAVRRAAAARPQVLLLDLHLPLLPGVEVCRQVLARDPAVRVLVLSASGEQADVLEAVKSGATGYLVKSAGREELLAAVRGTAAGEAVFTPGLAGLVLGEFRRLAAEPPAAASAGRPPVPHLTARETEVLRMVAKGLSYRQIAERLTLSHRTVQNHVQNTLGKLQLHNRVELVRYAIEQGLDEELG
- a CDS encoding NADPH-dependent F420 reductase — protein: MRIGILGTGTVGQTLADKLLSLGHEITLGSRSPSNPAGLAWAQAVGPHGHSGTFAEAAGFGELVVNATPGTVSLDVLAAAGAQALAGKIVVDVCNPLVFAADGTVTLDPVNSDSMGERIQRACPDSRVVKALNTLAAPVMVNPGRVPGRHNLFVAGDDAGAKQEVTALLESFGWPAADIVDLGGIQAARGMEMLMPFWLNLMRHYGHTDFNYRLQVAD
- a CDS encoding anthranilate synthase family protein, whose protein sequence is MRATTAALLDRLTAPDAPAFALLHRRTPRLAPDTVELLLGEVGSYDTLAQLPLPTGAPADGRPRHDLLALVPYQQIRERGFEAHQDGTPLQALRVAEQYQLPLGQVLAELPQLPVRLTGGGFDIDDEQYAEIVRQVIREEIGSGEGANFVIRRDFHGTLPDFSTELALSLFHRLLDQERGAYWTYLVHTGDRVLVGASPEVHVRQSGGTVVMNPISGTYRYPAEGPSLPSLLAFLHDPKELEELTMVVDEELKMMCTVGDLGGQVLGPRLKEMAHLAHTEYELRGRTSLDVREVLRETMFAATVTGSPVQNATRVIRRYERTGRGYYAGALALIGRSASGGQQLDSPICIRTADIDPATGCLVVRVGATLVRHSDPASEVAETHAKAAGVLAAIGARPAAARPAGRDWPRLGENHRVQAALNGRRADLAPFWLRMQQQVTPDQPEPTLVVDGEDTFTAMLAHLLRAIGHQVSVLRYDTPGLAGLVAAHRGPLVLGPGPGDPADPADPKMAVLRPIAAEALADARSGQRTAPLLAVCLSHQLLSAELGLPLHRKATVYQGAQETIDLFGSPQTVGFYNTFVARCSPADAQRLAQAGVEVARDPLTGDVHALRGPGFASLQFHPESVLTMDGVTVVAQLLRTAVPVVG